One part of the Glycine soja cultivar W05 chromosome 11, ASM419377v2, whole genome shotgun sequence genome encodes these proteins:
- the LOC114376413 gene encoding protein CROWDED NUCLEI 4-like, which yields MGCLIFERKLLAFKYEQVKASIDSSEFMHKHDSAMNLSALIEARKREESLKMAIGINEACIASLEKALHEMRTECAETKVSAESKVSEAHQLIDEAQKKSTEAEAKLRAAESFQAEACGYYSVADRKLRDVEAREDELRRQIKSFKSDCDKKREGDNS from the exons ATGGGCTGCCTCATCTTCGAGAGAAAGCTATTGGCTTTCAAGTATGAGCAAGTTAAGGCTTCGATTGATTCATCTGAGTTTATGCATAAGCATGATTCGGCCATGAATTTATCTGCATTAATTGAAGCAAGGAAACGGGAAGAAAGCTTGAAGATGGCAATAGGAATCAATGAAGCGTGCATAGCTAGT CTTGAGAAGGCCTTGCATGAGATGCGTACTGAATGTGCTGAAACAAAGGTTTCAGCTGAGAGTAAAGTTTCTGAAGCACACcaattgatagatgaagcgcaGAAAAAATCTACTGAGGCTGAGGCAAAGCTGCGTGCTGCGGAATCCTTTCAGGCAGAAGCTTGTGGATATTATAGTGTTGCAGACAGGAAGCTTCGGGATGTTGAAGCTCGTGAAGATGAACTCAGGCGGCAAATCAAATCTTTCAAATCAGA TTgtgataaaaaaagagaaggagatAATTCGTGA
- the LOC114376412 gene encoding protein CROWDED NUCLEI 4-like produces MEATLTIREEALSKRESELNKKEQELLDLQVKLASRESDETQKVKAVQEAELGARKTNFEAELQIQLKLVENEIEMKRWAWELKEVDLTQREEKLQEREHELEILSRTLGEKEKDLVDMSSALKEKDQSLRASEKELELNKVLLQKDKEEINKTKLDVQMSLVSLENNLRQFDNAKERHEALKSETNDLSVLEVKLKEEIDVVRSQKLEIVAEADKLEAEKAKFEAQWELLDEKKEELRKEAEYIAEEKKAVSAFIKKERDKLRQEKENMRDQYKRDLESLTCEREEFMNKMAHEHDDWFGKMQQERANFLRDVEMQNRNMNILIDKRREEIESYLKEREKSFEEEKNNQLEYINALKEKVAKEYKQVSFEMRRLEVERPEISSDCEQRNK; encoded by the exons ATGGAGGCCACCCTAACAATAAGAGAGGAg GCACTAAGTAAACGGGAATCTGAGCTGAACAAGAAAGAACAGGAATTGCTTGATTTGCAAGTGAAACTTGCTAGTCGAGAATCT GATGAAACTCAGAAAGTTAAAGCTGTTCAGGAAGCTGAACTTGGAGCAAGAAAGACTAATTTTGAAGCTGAACTACAAATTCAGCTCAAATTGGTTGAGAATGAAATTGAGATGAAGAGATGGGCTTGGGAATTGAAGGAAGTAGATCTTACACAACGAGAGGAGAAACTCCAGGAAAGGGAGCATGAGTTGGAAATTCTGTCAAGGACACTGGGTGAGAAGGAGAAGGATTTGGTGGATATGTCAAGTGCGcttaaagaaaaagatcaaaGCCTGAGAGCTTCTGAAAAGGAATTAGAGTTAAATAAAGTTCTTTTGCAAAAGGATAAAGAAGagataaacaaaacaaagttaGATGTACAGATGTCTTTGGTTTCATTGGAAAATAATTTAAGGCAATTTGACAATGCGAAGGAGAGACACGAAGCCTTGAAAAGTGAAACAAATGACTTGTCAGTTTTGGAAGTGAAACTAAAGGAAGAAATTGATGTTGTACGATCTCAAAAGTTGGAGATAGTAGCGGAGGCAGATAAGCTGGAAGCAGAGAAAGCAAAGTTTGAAGCTCAGTGGGAGCTTcttgatgaaaagaaagaagagctGCGGAAAGAAGCAGAATACATAGCAGAGGAAAAAAAGGCAGTTTCGGCTTTCATTAAGAAGGAGCGTGACAAGCTAAGACAAGAGAAAGAGAATATGCGTGATCAGTACAAACGAGACTTGGAGTCGCTAACCTGTGAACGAGAAGAGTTCATGAACAAGATGGCACATGAACATGATGACTGGTTTGGCAAGATGCAGCAAGAGCGTGCAAATTTCTTGAGGGACGTTGAGATGCAGAACAGGAATATGAATATCCTTATTGACAAGAGGCGTGAAGAAATAGAAAGTTATttgaaggaaagagaaaaatcttttgaagaagaaaagaacaatCAACTAGAATATATTAATGCTCTTAAGGAAAAAGTAGCAAAAGAGTACAAACAGGTTTCCTTTGAAATGAGAAGACTTGAAGTTGAACGACCAGAGATAAGTTCGGACTGCGAACAGAGAAATAAGTAA